In the Pirellulales bacterium genome, one interval contains:
- a CDS encoding type IV pilus twitching motility protein PilT, protein MGTILIDKLLQTVVTQGASDLHIAVGQPPVLRLHGRMRKLETKVLTGDDTVSLMKSISPERCQQELQEVGGSDFGFAFGTQARFRVSIFKQKGNIGMVLRQIPTTMLTMEQLRLPPVCKELILRPRGLFLVTGPTGSGKSTSLASMINYLNETVDHHIITIEDPIEFYHEHKKSTVNQREVGVDVPSFAEAIRRALRQDPDVILVGEMRDLETIEAAITAAETGHVVFGTLHTTGAQGTVNRIIDVFPTSQQDQIRTQLSTSIIGILSQALVPKIGGGRVAAHELLVVTSAIANLIRENKTFRINSAIQTGSKYGMQLLDDHLFRLWKEGLVSKEEIMFKSNSPDDLKRRLQRADAGLADEEEDEKEKKEGHGH, encoded by the coding sequence GTGGGTACCATCTTAATTGACAAGCTGCTGCAGACCGTCGTTACCCAAGGGGCTAGCGATCTGCACATCGCTGTCGGGCAACCTCCGGTTTTGCGGCTGCACGGCCGCATGCGCAAGCTCGAGACCAAGGTGCTGACCGGCGACGATACGGTCAGCCTGATGAAGAGCATTTCGCCCGAACGCTGCCAGCAGGAGCTGCAGGAGGTCGGCGGTAGCGACTTCGGTTTCGCGTTCGGCACGCAAGCCCGCTTCCGTGTTTCCATCTTCAAGCAGAAGGGAAACATCGGCATGGTGCTGCGGCAGATTCCGACGACCATGCTCACCATGGAGCAGTTACGGCTGCCCCCGGTTTGCAAGGAGCTGATCCTGCGGCCGCGCGGCTTGTTTCTCGTGACGGGTCCGACAGGCTCGGGCAAGTCGACCAGCCTGGCGAGCATGATCAACTACCTGAACGAGACGGTCGATCATCACATCATCACGATCGAAGACCCGATCGAGTTCTATCACGAGCACAAGAAATCGACGGTTAACCAGCGCGAAGTGGGCGTGGACGTGCCCAGCTTCGCCGAAGCGATTCGCCGCGCCTTGCGGCAAGACCCCGACGTGATCCTGGTCGGCGAAATGCGCGACCTGGAAACGATCGAAGCCGCGATCACGGCCGCCGAGACTGGCCACGTCGTGTTCGGCACGCTGCACACCACCGGCGCCCAGGGCACGGTGAACCGTATTATCGACGTGTTTCCGACCAGCCAGCAGGACCAGATCCGCACGCAGTTGTCGACCTCGATCATCGGCATCCTCTCGCAGGCGCTGGTGCCCAAGATCGGTGGGGGCCGCGTCGCCGCGCACGAGCTATTGGTGGTCACCTCGGCCATTGCCAACCTGATTCGCGAGAACAAGACCTTCCGTATCAATTCCGCCATTCAAACCGGCAGCAAGTACGGCATGCAGTTGCTCGACGATCACTTGTTCCGGCTGTGGAAAGAGGGACTCGTCAGCAAGGAAGAGATCATGTTCAAGTCGAACTCGCCCGACGATCTGAAGCGCCGCTTGCA